The DNA region AAGCTCATTTCGAGTTGGATCATGGTCGAGGAGTGATCAAATGTCCTAGAAGGGTTGTGGCTTGGTAAACAATAAGGCAAGAGATTCCGGCTACTAAAAACTTACTTGAGTTTTCACTAGACATTCGAATATTGTTGGATTTTTAGAAGATGGTTTCGTTTCAAGTTAAGATTATAAGTTGTTCTAGGATTTTAACTCGGTTCGTCTACCTTGAAATCTACATTTTGAGCCTTAGGCACCTCTGACGAATTAGAACCGGCTTTGAATAGGTCACTGAAATCTTATAGATTTTGGAAGatgtaaaattttgtatattcgAGAAGATTGCCAAAAGTTCCAGGTctttaaaataaccaaaatgcTCAATGTTCGTCACTTATATTTTCAATACTAAATTCCAAGAGCCCAActacaaacaaatataaattataaaatcatttgtaATGGAActcagtttttattttaaaataatataataaattaatattaaaaataaaattattttaataagaataataaaatatgatttatgatattagtaatttttattgtacaaaacaatatttcttaactaaaattaaaatgtatgaTACGTGATTTTGGTAGATCTTTTTattgtataaaactaatattcttaacgaaaaattaaattattagaacaaaataaatacaaatattcttaaataaaataaaagatgtatgatttatgattttagcaatttttattgtacaaaacaaatgttcttaactaaaataaaaaatgtatgaTTTATGATTTTAGTACTTTTTTACTGTACAAAACATATAttcttaactaaaataaaaatcaatgatttatgattttagctaattttttattgtatagaaaatatattcttaactaaaaattaaagtattaacaaaataaatacaaatattcttaactaaaataaaaaatgtatgtgactttagtaattttttatcgtacaaaaaatattattaactaaaataaaattgtatgatTTATGATTTTAGTACATTTGTTATTGTAATAACCTTGGACTTTGTTTGGACAAAAAAACCTTGGACTTTGGCgtttataataaacaaagaaacatGTGGCTTTTATAATCAACAAATAACTAAGTTTCAGAAtatcataaattatttatattatatttaagtgtgatttttaaatttctttttcatctgctacattttaaacatatataaacgatggatatttaataaaatacaaaagaagaaagaaacaattgTATGAATCAACTTCTGCGTCTCTGCCTAGGTAGCCTTTTTGTTTGACTTTGGCTTCTTAAATAGTTTATATCTGccacattttaaaaatatataaacgatggatatttaataaaatacaaaagaagaaagaaacaattgTATGAATCAACTTCTGCGTCTCTGCCTAGGTAGCCTTTTTGTTTGACTTTGGCTTCTTAAATAGTTTATATCTCATCATCCCAAAGATTTTATAGAACCAAAATATACTCACGAGTTGTAATCCGGATCCCATTGCctgtaagaaaataagaaaaacttaTGATTTCgtccaaaagaaaaagaaaaacttatggTAGAGTATCATATCCTAGTTAAGAAATTTAACTAAGATCGATATAAACTAACATCATATAATTTTATCTGTTATTTATTAAAGCTAGTTGTCTTTCACATGTTAATCCAAATGAAGAAGAAATTTTTGAAATCAAACTATGTAAGACGagcacaaaatatataatatatatataaatacatatcaagccgtattttaaaatattagttatttcatatttttcacacttgaaaaatatattctaatttaattataaatacataatttttatgattgattattataataattttaaaccaaaacaattttttttgttttgaagtttACTATTATAGtactatttaataaaaattataaaattaagattttatttCAAGACAAATTCTtaagaatatttaaatatattgttgAGAACGAAaaggaataaaaataaaattcgtggTAGTTCGGAAGACAATAGAACACTGGAGAATACCTTGATGAAGATGGGATTATCAGCCGTTAGACTTACGTAAACGAGAAAGGGTCCACACACAATTCTCGCCAATGTGAAGATAGTGGCAAAACACACCTATCATCAATTAATGTAGAGTTATATAATAACCTTCTTTTTGGTCAAGAACTTTTTTTAGAAGCTTTACACAAAAGTAGATTTCAAAGGACTGAAATGCTGACAGAACAAAGAAGTAGATTTGGGTATTACAGTACAGGAGGACCATACCTAACTAAGAAATCTTCAACAACTAaccatttttattaataattgtaTTTGAATGTTGCCTCCCAATTTTATGTGATAAGAATACTACATGCTTCAAGAATTTATACGGGTTTCAATTCATCATCTATCCTAGTTTGAAAAAAACAActaactcaaaaaaaaaaaaaattcacacttttgtttacttaaaaaaaaatttcacacCTAACGGATTCTAACATGTATTCGGTTTTCTGAACGAATATGATCGATTCGCTTGCAGTTAGCCTTGAATTGGTGACGGTAGATAAGTACATTAACCTTCTCTAGTTCCTGATTTCTAGTCCCCTCTCTAACGAATTTCCTTGATAAAATATCAATACTTCAATTTCCTTATGCTTTTGTATGGtcttttaatggtattgatcGTTTAGAAATTGTaagaacacaaaataaaaagtgtatcaaatatatgtatactcACATCAGCTGCTAGGTTGACGCTGGTGTCTCTGTATCCAATCTCTTTAAGAATCTCCCTTAAATGGTAAAAAGGACTGGATATCTCTGCTATCCACAGTGTAGCTATGATCTCAGATCCAGACttccaaattaattttatactaAAATTAGTAATCCAAAATCTCATATAGTATCGGGTAGATAACaataaaaagaagataaaaggAACAATGATACCTTTTGGTAGGCAAGTCCAGCAACAAAACCAAGAATGCTGACAAAATGATGAACCGCATTGTCAATGCTGATCACTTGATCGAACTGGCAACATATGAGATCGTATATCATGTACGACAATGAAAACGCCATTGTATCCATCTGCTTGTGTTTCATCTCTCAATTTGTGTTACACGTGCAAAACTAGttactataataattttaaaataattaagaaaatataatgcAGTTAAGAAACCTGTTGGGGAGATGGCTTAGAAGCACGGGGACAAACAGGGCAAGACCAATCTTGAACAGAGAGAGTTGCTAACGTGACAGCGACTGTCGCGTGAACAGTTGAGAGAAGACGGTTGCTGAAGTCGAAGGAGTAGCTTGAGAAGATTCTTCTGGTGAGAATAAAGCTCACAGCCCATATGATTACTCCAATAACTATTATCTTAACGACTCTTATTTGTTCTTCCTCCATGTTATCTTCTTTCTTCCAATTCAAAAACTATATTGGTTATTTTGTAATGACGAAAGAAATATAGAGAGGATGAAGACTGGTGTGAGTGTTGTTAATAGGCTGACATTATTGGTTGTGTGTTAGTTGGGAACTTAAGGATTCAATGTAGTGGATCCCAGGgacattatttttttggtgaaaCTGATGTCATATTCACCTAAAATTATTCGATCCAAATTTTTTGGAAGTGTTACCTCTAGCTCACAATTAGCCAATCAAAGACGATTAAACACCCATATAACCGAGTGTTGTTTCTGCAAACTAAATTAGAGAACAAGTAtaacttttctaaaaaatataagaatacaAACAGCAAGAGACAAACCATTCCATATATTACATTTGTTTATAAGTAACTGAGATATCAATACTAAGACcgaacatttttcaaaaaaccaTTGTTTTAAAAATCGGACAGAAAGCTGAACCAAAACAATTTTGGGTCACAGTTTAATATGGTTCAACCGGATCAAACATGCTTCAGTAAtctgatttaatatatttttagttagtaAATATTGCACATAACTAAAACatagataaattttaaacataaaacatctatctatatatatctatataaaaatatgttatttatctCCAGGGCATTTCACGTCACTAAGTCATGCTCTCACAGCACGACACGTGTCCGTTTTCGTTTTTCATTAACTCTATGTATTTTGGGCTTTTTCATTTATCTTTGTATAGTTGTATTTATTGACTATGAAAATTGGTCTAATAGTCTAATTGtgaagatattttaaaaaagtatttgaTGAAAGGTGACAAACATGAGAAACATGTAGAGAATTTGTAGGAATTTGTTACAAACAGAAAATCCTTTGTAACACCCATGAACCGTCCTAGTCATATGTCGAAACCATCGgtcaacaatcaaacaagaacattaCCGACGGATCGACCAATACCCAGTGATCTGGAAGCATTACGTGACGGGCTAGGGACGATCCGGTCATAGTCACAGAATTTACACCAcaacttagaccagttcatccactaactcgtcccgctaaatcaaggcataaggctttgcaacctGTACCAATAATTAACGATTTTCGATAGATCGAGGTCTAACGCTTTTCAACCCATACCAAaacctaacgttgtgttagaaGGGACAAGTCAATTTATCAGAGAACCATTGTAACgaatataaaaacattaattttattgattataataaaaattcgTTACAAGTAAAATATTACATATGGATCCATGCCTAGTGCCAATATCGAATCAAAATATTTGAACTAGTACTGTTTTACAAAAGGAAAGGCAAAAGTACTTCCGGTGCTTCTAATGTCCAGCTTCCACGCTACCCGGTCTTCCACTAAGGTTTCCTGCAAACGATAGGTGAATTTAATGAGTAACTAGTGTCACTCAGTGAGCCATATCCCCAACTAATAAATACAACCGCTCGCCATCCCATCCCCAAACAATCTAAGACGAGGAGTTCacctaaaaacaataataaataaacatcaCTCGAGACTTTCTCCGTGGAAACCCGAGTAAATCAACAAGaacataaacataaataaaataagcaGCGGAACAAAATAAACTATTAGCAGCATAATAATAGAATATAATAAgactatatacatatatatacttaattaTACCACCTCACTTTCACAACCACGGAACACCTAACTCGCAGCCATAAAGGCACACGGGCTAGAACATCCAATATAACACTGACATGTAACTCCGATAGGTGTTACACAACGAAGCACGCTTTCTAGAAATCTCTCCGTACATAGCATGCTTTATGCAACCTCTCTTCCCAGCCGCGTAGGGACATACTCTAGCAATCTTCCTTGACGCAAACTAACATGTAGCACCCACCAAGGATACCACATGACAGAGCATGCTTTCTAGCAACCTACCCATACAGAGCATGCTTTATGCAATCTCTCTGCCAAGCCGCGTAGGGACATGCTTACGTAACTTTCCTTGCCGCATAACAAGCCTAGCATTGCTAATCAGGCAAGCTATCGGCACAACTCACACTGACAACTAGTACCAGCAGTCCAATCTCTATGGCCTAGAACCCTTAGTACGACACTAACTAGGACTTCAACCTATATGGCCTAGATCTCCTACTAACTCAACCACCACAACACGTACTAGAAATTCGGTCTCTATGACCCAATTCGTACTAACAACTAATCAactaaacaacaacaataaaatCCCTGCAAACAAACAGATAATAAAGCAATAGcaataattaattatctaaGCAAGcaatctatcaacctagcaatCAACCAAGCATCTTAGTTATCTAGTAATCACCAAGCAATAATTAAGCAAGCTAACAACCTAGCGATCATCCAATTCCTGATCCTAACTATCCACAACCTAGAGATATCATCTAAGCATTGGCATTCTCTAACTAACCAAGGAACCTAACAGTACTAACCAATGACATGCTACGACTAAGCATGCTACCAATCAATCAATCTAAATTCATTAACCTCTAACTATCTAATCAAACCGTTACCAAGTTAGGCATGGTCTCCTGCCATAATCTAACTTAACAATAACGGGAATCTGCATGAAAACAAGTTAACAAAAAATTGCTATGACTCACTGTTTTCCGATCGTTGTGGCTTTGACCCCTTGCATGAATCCTCGACCAAAACCCTTTCTTGAACTACACAAGTAGCCTCCTGTCCCAACTGAGCTCAAAGGCGTGACTAACCTTGAATGAACTCCCTTGAATAACTCTCGACTCAAACAGAAACTCCTCTAGGCATCGAAAACTCTCGAAAACTATCGAAAACTATCGAaaaatctttctttcttttactacTTTTCTCTCACGGTTTCAAGCTGATTTGAAATGGTCTGGATGTGTTGAAATGAGAGGGAGGTCGTGCCTATTTATAGAAGACATCAACCAATCAGCTTCAGGTTGGTGGCAGCCTGTGTTTCGCTCCGCATGGCTCCGGACGCATGCGCGGTGGCAACTCGTGCTCCACATATCTCTCAGCATGgcctgttgggcccaaatatgaccccctagctaatgatagacaataagaaatgataacgggccgcgaaaggcccatcatgaattcaatcttcaaaaacagcatagtcagatccggaggctgtgagctggagatgttcatcagagaggtcaaggaaaagaggcagctcgttgacaagtaaacatgCGCAGTGCCCGGTCAaagggagctgttacaaatccctcaaatcacggaggggatccCGGGAACCTGTTAGCGCCGGTCAAAacggagcctgaggctatttaaagagccAGAAGATCAAAAAGAAAGGATTATTCATTCAATCATCATAGACACGAGTTTCTCAAATATTTCTCTTTGTAATCATCACAAACATCTCTT from Raphanus sativus cultivar WK10039 chromosome 8, ASM80110v3, whole genome shotgun sequence includes:
- the LOC108821544 gene encoding uncharacterized protein LOC108821544 isoform X3, translated to MEEEQIRVVKIIVIGVIIWAVSFILTRRIFSSYSFDFSNRLLSTVHATVAVTLATLSVQDWSCPVCPRASKPSPQQMDTMAFSLSYMIYDLICCQFDQVISIDNAVHHFVSILGFVAGLAYQKSGSEIIATLWIAEISSPFYHLREILKEIGYRDTSVNLAADAMGSGLQLVSIFWFYKIFGMMRYKLFKKPKSNKKAT
- the LOC108821544 gene encoding uncharacterized protein LOC108821544 isoform X4 translates to MEEEQIRVVKIIVIGVIIWAVSFILTRRIFSSYSFDFSNRLLSTVHATVAVTLATLSVQDWSCPVCPRASKPSPQQMDTMAFSLSYMIYDLICCQFDQVISIDNAVHHFVSILGFVAGLAYQKSGSEIIATLWIAEISSPFYHLREILKEIGYRDTSVNLAADAMGSGLQLI
- the LOC108821544 gene encoding uncharacterized protein LOC108821544 isoform X1 codes for the protein MEEEQIRVVKIIVIGVIIWAVSFILTRRIFSSYSFDFSNRLLSTVHATVAVTLATLSVQDWSCPVCPRASKPSPQQMDTMAFSLSYMIYDLICCQFDQVISIDNAVHHFVSILGFVAGLAYQKSGSEIIATLWIAEISSPFYHLREILKEIGYRDTSVNLAADVCFATIFTLARIVCGPFLVYVSLTADNPIFIKAMGSGLQLVSIFWFYKIFGMMRYKLFKKPKSNKKAT
- the LOC108821544 gene encoding uncharacterized protein LOC108821544 isoform X2, whose protein sequence is MEEEQIRVVKIIVIGVIIWAVSFILTRRIFSSYSFDFSNRLLSTVHATVAVTLATLSVQDWSCPVCPRASKPSPQQMDTMAFSLSYMIYDLICCQFDQVISIDNAVHHFVSILGFVAGLAYQKSGSEIIATLWIAEISSPFYHLREILKEIGYRDTSVNLAADVCFATIFTLARIVCGPFLVYVSLTADNPIFIKAMGSGLQLI